Below is a window of Candidatus Zixiibacteriota bacterium DNA.
AGACTCATCAAGTGCGCGCTGCGCGATACCGACACCCTGAGCGGCCACACCCACCCGAGCGGAGTCCAGTGTGCCCATAGCATAACGGAAACCCCGGCCGATTTCACCCAACAGGTTCTCCTTGGGCACCTTGACGTCTTTCAATATGATTCCACCGGTCGTCGCGGCGCGCATGCCCATCTTGTTGGCAAGGGTGCGACCCTGCCAGCCGGGTTGATCGCAGTCGACGATAAAAGCTGAGAGTTTGGGCTTGCCTTCGATCTTGCAAAAAAGCACGCCCAGATCGCACACGTCGCCGTGCATGATGAATGTCTTCTCGCCGTTTATGACATAACCGTCATCGGTCTCGACGGCCACCGTGGTCAACGAGGCAGCATCCGATCCGGCGTTCGGCTCGGTTAAAACAAACGAGGGTATCCGTCGACCCATGGCGCAGTCGGGCACATATTTTTTCTTATGCTCGTCACTGGCATAATAGATGATCGGATGGGTGGCCAACTCGGCAACCGCGGCCAGCAGTCCGATGGCGGCATCGTGGTAGCAGAGTTCTTCGACCAGCGTTATATACTCAAGGCTGGATTTCCCCTGCCCTTCGTACTCTTTGGGCATGACGTATCCGATGAACCCGGCGTCACCCAGTTTTTTGTACAATTCGTGGGGGAAAGTTCGCGGTTCCGGCATTTCGTCGAGTTGGCGCGAGACGGGATACATCTCTTTTTCGGCAAACGCCTTGACTTCATCCCTGACAGCTTGTTGGCGTTCATCAACGTTCTTGTTCATTGTTCCTCCGGCCGGCCATGAATGGCTCTTATTGAGTAACTCTTGTTTTCGTTTTTGGCTTTGTATCCATCGCGTAGGGGGCGGCCTTGCGTCGCCCCTTTTGTCGGTGTTAAGGCGAGATAACGGCGGAGACTAGCCCCGCCGCTACGCGGAGTGGTCCAATCGCGGGTCAAGTTTCCTCCATCGCGTAGGGGGCGGCCTTGCGTCGCCCCTTTTGTCGGTGTTAAGGCGAGATAACGGCGGAGACTAGCCCCGCCGCTATGCGGCGTGGTCCAATCGCGGGTCACGTTTCCTCCATCGCGTAGGGGGCGGCCTTGCGTCGCCCCTTCTCCAACGCCGCAACATAAAGATATCGATATGTTTCCTCAACTTCAACCAAGCTTGCCCTGATTGGATTATTCACGATATATGTCAGCTTCTCCTTAAGGTCCACTGGACCGCGGATAACGTGCTCGTGGTATCCTCGTTGCCAAAAAGACTCGGTGATGAGATTCTCTTGCTTCAGCAGATAAACGCTTTTGGACTTCAGTATACAAACCAAGTCGCTCAAAGCTGTACGGTCACTGTCACCCGCCCGGACCAGTACATGGATATGGTCTGGCATTACAACAAGTGCGTCGCAGGTGTACTCAGAATCTCCAATAAGCTGCAACAGCGCTTCAAATAACTTGCTGCATACAGTCTCCTGAAGCGGCAATTTGAACTTCGCGGTAACAAAGTAAGCTTGGTTTGCAGCCCTATAATCAAATCCCGAAAGTCGGACCGACTTCATTGTTTTAATGCTCCGTTATTCTTGGCGGAGACAAGCCCCGCCGCTACGCGATAATGGGCCGTCGTGATTCATTAGTTCTCCCCCGCGTAGGGGGCGGCCTTGTGTCGCCCCTTCCGTCATGGACGGGGCTAGATAACAGCGGAGACAAGCCCCGCCGCTACGCGGTGACATGT
It encodes the following:
- a CDS encoding transposase — encoded protein: MKSVRLSGFDYRAANQAYFVTAKFKLPLQETVCSKLFEALLQLIGDSEYTCDALVVMPDHIHVLVRAGDSDRTALSDLVCILKSKSVYLLKQENLITESFWQRGYHEHVIRGPVDLKEKLTYIVNNPIRASLVEVEETYRYLYVAALEKGRRKAAPYAMEET
- a CDS encoding acyl-CoA dehydrogenase family protein, giving the protein MNKNVDERQQAVRDEVKAFAEKEMYPVSRQLDEMPEPRTFPHELYKKLGDAGFIGYVMPKEYEGQGKSSLEYITLVEELCYHDAAIGLLAAVAELATHPIIYYASDEHKKKYVPDCAMGRRIPSFVLTEPNAGSDAASLTTVAVETDDGYVINGEKTFIMHGDVCDLGVLFCKIEGKPKLSAFIVDCDQPGWQGRTLANKMGMRAATTGGIILKDVKVPKENLLGEIGRGFRYAMGTLDSARVGVAAQGVGIAQRALDESVSYAKKRVAFGAPIAKLQAIQWMIADMAVRLEAARALTYKAAQMQDRGEKFSVEAAMAKLYASEASNFCVDRAMQIHSGYGYIGEFTQIEKIYRDQRVLEIYEGTSEVQRLVIAGTIIGR